A DNA window from Onthophagus taurus isolate NC chromosome 1, IU_Otau_3.0, whole genome shotgun sequence contains the following coding sequences:
- the LOC111415506 gene encoding farnesol dehydrogenase-like, whose protein sequence is MDLKEKVAVVTGASTGIGAATVKTLLNIGMKVVGFARRKELIENLVENHKGKLFARCVDVTKSQEILNGFDWVTKNVGPIHVLINNAGISRYASILSGNLEDWKQIMDTNFMSIAIGCKEAIKVMREHKIDGYIININSIHGYYDCLDPNSIMYTSSKYASRVMTENIRLELAEIGSNIRITNLAPGLVKTDIVESGYGKDLSNAVYKNLPFIFAEDVADTIVYLLSAPPRINISEMLVRPIGEIGTKISSNNYLLK, encoded by the exons ATGGATTTGAAGGAGAAAGTTGCGGTTGTAACCGGTGCAAGTACCGGAATTGGGGCAGCAACagttaaaacattattaaatattggAATGAAG gtCGTTGGTTTTGCTAGGAGAAAGGAATTAATTGAAAACTTGGTTGAAAATCATAAAGGAAAATTATTTGCTCGATGCGTCGATGTAACAAAATCCCAAGAAATTCTAAATGGTTTCGATTGGGTTACCAAAAACGTTGGACCAATTCACGTTTTGATTAACAACGCAGGCATTTCTAGATATGCGTCGATTTTATCGGGAAATTTAGAGGATTGGAAACAAATTATGGACACAAATTTTATGAGCATAGCAATTGGATGTAAAGAAGCTATAAAAGTTATGAGGGAACACAAAATTGATGGTTATATTATCAATATAAACAGCATACATGGTTATTACGATTGTCTCGATCCTAATTCGATTATGTACACATCTTCCAAATACGCTTCAAGAGTTATGACGGAAAATATCCGTTTGGAATTAGCTGAAATAGGAAGTAATATTAGAATTAca AATTTGGCTCCTGGTTTAGTTAAAACTGATATTGTGGAAAGTGGGTATGGAAAAGATTTAAGTAACGCGGTGTATAAGAATCTTCCATTTATTTTTGCCGAAGATGTTGCTGACACAATCGTTTATTTACTTTCTGCACCTCCACGTATAAAT ATCTCCGAAATGTTGGTGAGACCTATCGGGGAAATTGGTACAAAGATATCCTCAAATAactatttgttaaaataa
- the LOC111415499 gene encoding farnesol dehydrogenase-like, protein MQIPKDRHIKFGRAKFKIKITNNMNLEDKVAIITGASAGIGAATVKALLKHGMKVVGFARRKELIENLVKNHNGKVFARCVDLTKPQEILDGFDWVTKNVGPIHVLINNAGISKDAPILTGNLEDWKQIMDTNFMSIAIGCKAAVKIMREHLIDGYIININSVLGYYDIQEPSLTMYTSSKYALRVMTENIRLELAKIGSNIRITNLAPGLVKTDIFETAFGINISNAVYENLPFIFSEDIADTITYLLSTPPRVNISEMLVVPTGEISKKLNLY, encoded by the exons ATGCAGATCCCAAAAGATCGACACATCAAATTTGGTCgtgcaaaatttaaaattaaaattacaaacaacATGAATTTAGAAGATAAAGTTGCGATTATAACTGGTGCAAGTGCCGGAATTGGTGCAGCAACTGTTAAAGCGTTATTAAAACATGGAATGAag gTGGTTGGTTTTGCTCgaagaaaagaattaattgaaaatttggttAAAAATCACAACGGAAAAGTATTTGCTCGATGCGTCGATTTAACAAAACCCCAAGAAATTCTAGATGGTTTCGATTGGGTCACCAAAAACGTAGGACCAATTCACGTTTTGATTAATAATGCAGGTATTTCTAAAGACGCACCGATTTTAACGGGAAATTTGGAAGATTGGAAACAAATTATGGACACCAACTTTATGAGTATAGCCATAGGATGTAAAGCAGCTGTAAAAATCATGAGAGAACACCTAATTGACGGTTACATTATCAATATAAACAGTGTTCTTGGTTATTACGATATTCAAGAACCTAGTTTGACTATGTACACATCTTCTAAATATGCATTAAGAGTTATGACGGAAAATATCCGTTTGGAATTAGCTAAAATAGGAAGTAATATTAGAATTACG AATTTGGCTCCAGGTTTAGTTAAAActgatatttttgaaacagcATTTGGAATAAACATAAGTAACGCGGTTTATGAAAATCTTCCTTTCATTTTTTCCGAAGATATTGCTGACACAATCACTTATTTACTTTCTACGCCTCCGCGTGTCAAt ATCTCCGAAATGTTGGTGGTACCTACTGGCGAAAtttctaaaaagttaaatctttattaa
- the LOC139431657 gene encoding uncharacterized protein, with translation MANGNVDFIKNILFTDESTFPLHGRHNPSVARYWSRDNEHKVYVARTQYPQKLNVWAGLVGDHIIGPFFIEGNLNGHKYLNILQNDVIPSLQQLDNVQFGSIWFQQDGCPAHNSRQVKEYLNAQFPNRN, from the exons ATGGCCAACggaaatgttgattttataaaaaacattttatttaccgATGAATCTACATTTCCTTTGCATGGTCGGCATAATCCCAGCGTTGCTCGATATTGGAGTCGTGACAATGAACACAAAGTTTATGTGGCTCGTACACAATatccccaaaaattaaatgtttgggCTGGCTTAGTAGGTGACCATATTATCGGTCCTTTTTTCAtagaaggaaatttaaatggtcataagtatttaaacattttgcaaaatgacGTAATCCCATCGCTTCAACAATTAGACAATGTTCAATTTGGAAGTATctggttccaacaagatggttgcccgGCTCACAACAGCCGGCAAGTTAAAGAGTATCTTAACGCACAATTTCCAAATCGT aattaa